The following is a genomic window from Opitutus sp. GAS368.
CGAACTGAAGAACCTCAATTCCATCTCGTTCGTCCGCGACGGCATCGCCCACGAGATCCGCCGGCAGATCGCCGTGGTCACGAGCGGCGGCGCCATCGTGCAGGAGACGCGCGACTACGACGGGCAGACCGGCGCGTCGCAGTCGCTGCGGTCGAAGGAGATGGCCCACGACTACCGGTATTTTCCCGACCCCGACCTGATGCCGGTGAAGGTCGACGAGGCCTGGCAGGCCGCGATCCGCGCCACACTGCCCGAGCCGATGTTCGACCGGCAGCGGCGGTATATGGACCAGTTTCAGCTGCCCTACACACTGACTTCGGTCCTCGTGCCGCAGCTGGCGCTCGGCGCGTTCTTCGAGGAGGCGGCCCAGCTCAGCGGCAAACCGCAGGCGGCGGCCAACTGGATCGCCAACGACCTGCTGCGTGAACTGGCCGCGGCGGGCGTCGACCTGGCCGGCAGCAAGGTCCGGCCGACGCACATCGCCGGTCTCGTGAAGCTCGTCGAGTCGGGGATTATTTCCAGCAATAGCGCCAAGGAGGTCTTCGTCGAGATGTTTGCCACGGGCGACCAGGCCGACGCCATTGTCGGGCGCAAGGGCCTGCAGCAATCCACCGACACCGGCGAGCTGGAGAGGTGGGTGGCCGACGCCATCGCCGCTGATCCGAAGGCCGCCGCCGGCTTCCGGGGCGGCAACGAAAAGGCGCTCAACGCCATCAAGGGCGCCGTGATGAAGGCGTCGAAGGGCAAGGCCAACCCGCAACTGGTGGACGCGATCGCGCGGAAGCAGCTCGAGGCCTGAGCCGGCCTTGTGGTGGAGCGCACTGACGCCAGTGCGCTGGCTTGGGAGCCATCAGAGCCAAGCGCGCTGAAGTCAGCGCGTTCCGCCTTCAGGGCATCCGCAGGGGCCGGCCCATCCACACCTTGGCCAGGCCGGGGGAGAAATTGGCCCCGACCAGCCGGGCGCCGGCAAACCACGGCCAGTTTTCGCGCAGCAGCGAGTCCTCGCGCACCTTCACCACCGCAGGGGTCGCGAGCCAAGGCGGATGCCAGACCCGGAACAGGCAGCGGTGCCCGAGTCGCACGGTGAAAGCGGTGTAGCGTTCCATCAGCCAGGCGGTGAGCGAACCGGCAGCGGCCGGCCGGTAGGCCGCGGGATCGGCATCGACCAGCGCGCGATAGCTGAAAACGGCGCCGGAAGCGGGATCGGTCACGCGGCCGCTGACCTCGCCGCTCCGCCAGTCGTGCGCGTAGTTCAGCCGGGCCAGCCGGTAGGGCAGGCCAAACAGCGGCGGACCCAGCCGCAGGCTCAGGCGGTTGTTGAGGTGCTCGGCAAGGAAGTAGATGCCGGTTTCATTCCCGACCTTCACGTAGGTCCGGACGTTGAGAAAGCCGTGCGTCGCGATGGGGCGGAAGAGCCATTCGGCGAGCCAACCGCCCCGCCGCGGTTTCATGCCACGCATCGTGAAGGCCAGCAACGTCACGTAGGCCCGGCCCTCGTGCAGGTCGAGGGGGAAGGGGACCAGCGGCCGCAGCAGCGCTGGGTCCACCTCATAGTGGATCATCA
Proteins encoded in this region:
- the gatB gene encoding Asp-tRNA(Asn)/Glu-tRNA(Gln) amidotransferase subunit GatB; protein product: MSQSPSNYEAVIGLEVHVQLRTASKMFTRVAAGYGQPENTLTDPVVLALPGALPVMNKEALDKTIKAGLILDCTIAPVCKWDRKNYFYPDSPKNYQISQYDQPICVGGSVEIELPGPSRNVMGEHKKIPLTRIHLEEDVGKLNHGASDSLVDYNRAGTPLMEIVSEPAIHSADEAFAFLTALRTAMVQGGISDCDMEKGQLRCDANISIRPAGETKLGTKVELKNLNSISFVRDGIAHEIRRQIAVVTSGGAIVQETRDYDGQTGASQSLRSKEMAHDYRYFPDPDLMPVKVDEAWQAAIRATLPEPMFDRQRRYMDQFQLPYTLTSVLVPQLALGAFFEEAAQLSGKPQAAANWIANDLLRELAAAGVDLAGSKVRPTHIAGLVKLVESGIISSNSAKEVFVEMFATGDQADAIVGRKGLQQSTDTGELERWVADAIAADPKAAAGFRGGNEKALNAIKGAVMKASKGKANPQLVDAIARKQLEA
- a CDS encoding DUF2071 domain-containing protein, producing the protein MCHDRCQAAKGARHEHHRPLPRPSPHRPGEPLLIADWDRALMIHYEVDPALLRPLVPFPLDLHEGRAYVTLLAFTMRGMKPRRGGWLAEWLFRPIATHGFLNVRTYVKVGNETGIYFLAEHLNNRLSLRLGPPLFGLPYRLARLNYAHDWRSGEVSGRVTDPASGAVFSYRALVDADPAAYRPAAAGSLTAWLMERYTAFTVRLGHRCLFRVWHPPWLATPAVVKVREDSLLRENWPWFAGARLVGANFSPGLAKVWMGRPLRMP